A window of Maioricimonas rarisocia genomic DNA:
TTCGTCGAGTTGGCGCGAACGCCCCGACACGCAGCATCATCGTTCCCGCCCTCATGGGGGGGCGGTTGAATCTGGTGCCACTCGTCGCGGTTTGCACCGTGATCGTGCTTGTCGCGCAGCGAACGCACCCGGTGGGAGCAGGCGGAGTTCTCCTGGCGGGAGCAGTGTCGACGGCCGTGTCGATGGCCAACGTCCTCTATTTTCTGCCAGCAATGAAGTCGATGTGTACACCGTACACGGGGATCGACTTCAATCGCGGACGGGTTTCCGGCGGGAGCGAGCCGCTGTTCGACGTCTTCCTGAGTTACAAGGCGGAAGACGAACGGTTTGTTCGTCCGGTCGCGGACTGGATGCTTTCCTGCGGGATCCGGCCCTGGTTCGATGAGTATCTCATTCTTCTGACGCAGCGGGAGCAGTTTGCGCGGGCGATCGACGTCGGACTGCGTCGCTGCCGCTACGCGGTCGTGTTCCTCAACGAGCGTTACGCGAAAGGAGAAGGAACGCTGATCGAGCTGCGGGGGCTGATCGAACAGCTACCGCAGGAGCGGACGCTGCTGATCCCTCTGGCTCCGCCCGAGCAGTCGCTGGATCCTGACCTGCGCCGGGTCGCTGCATCATTTCCTCGGCCGGAGCCGCCCCTGGCAGATCGGGGCCAGCGAGCAATTGCCGAGTGGCTCGCAGAACGGATTCCCGGCCTGGACGCGGGGACGATCAGCGAGCCCGTCGAACCGGAGCCGTCGTTGTTGCTCCACTCGCACGGCTGCGACTGGCAGATCGGTATGCAGGATTGGAGCGTCCTGCCTCTGCGTGAACCGCTGCCCGGCGAAGTGGCTGCCGTTGGGGACGAGAACCTCCTGAGCATGGAGCGGGAGATCGACGGTGTGTCTGTTTTCTGCACTATTGTTTGCGGAACGATGACGGCGGACCAGCCTCTGCGGCGGGAGTTGCTGGAGACGGCATCTCCAGACGCCCACAAGCGGGACATGCAGCAGCTCGTTGCCGATCTCGCCAGAGAGTTCGTGTCAGGACTTGGCTCGCCCTGCGCCGGGGTCCACCTGATCTACCTCGACCGCTGGCCGGAGATTCCGCAGTTTGCGATGACCTACTGGTCTGACGCCTGGGTGAGGCTGTATTCAATCGTCCTTCCTCCTGCGCCGGGACAGACACTGGAGTACGGCAGTAACTCGCCGCCAGTTCAGTTCGACATACAGTTCTTCGTGCAGGGAACGTTTCAGGATTACTGCAGAACGACGTCCCACCTGGATCGCATCGTGCGGTCATTGGCGTGCTGCTGAGCGTCGTCGTCGATAGCGCGTGGAGAATGTCATGCGGGAACACCTCGATCCCGAAGTCGCTAAACGCTGCCGAACGATCACTTACATCAGTGCGGTCGTGTTTCCGCTGATAATCTTCGCTGGATTCGAGGCGGCGGCACCTGTCTCCGCGATTCACTGGGTCGGCAGGGGGATATTGGTGCTGTTCACACTGTATGCGGAGCCTGCAATCTATCTGACGATGGCATTGATCTATCGATTGCCGTTTGTCGTATCGCTTGCGATTGCGCTTGCACCCGTAGTTCTGGTGGGGTGGAGCTGGATCGTGCGATGGCTCTTCTGATTGGCGGCGGTGGACAGCGTCTCTCCCAACGAGTGAGAACCTGCTGCCGCGAATCAAGAGGGACGAGGCAGCGATTCACGCCAGACCGGCCCATTCAAACGCCATCGACACGGCAACCGGGCCGACCAGCAGCAGGAAGACCACGAGGCTTCCGACCACTGCGAAGGCGCGTGTCTGGGCCCGGGCGAGTTCGCACAGTGCTTCGGACGTGCGTTCCGCGAGGTAGCTGCTGAGGTTGGCGGCCGTTACATGCTGCTCCCCGTTAGCTTTCAGGGCGTCGAGGGCCTGACAGGTCGCAGCGAGCTCGGATCGCAGGCATCTTCGTGCGACCAGGTTGCGGAGGCCGTGGTGCGAACTTCCACCGCTGAAACCCGAGTCCAGCAGCGATCGAACATCATCGATCGCGATTGGACCGGTGGGTGAGGGGCTGCGGG
This region includes:
- a CDS encoding toll/interleukin-1 receptor domain-containing protein — its product is MANVLYFLPAMKSMCTPYTGIDFNRGRVSGGSEPLFDVFLSYKAEDERFVRPVADWMLSCGIRPWFDEYLILLTQREQFARAIDVGLRRCRYAVVFLNERYAKGEGTLIELRGLIEQLPQERTLLIPLAPPEQSLDPDLRRVAASFPRPEPPLADRGQRAIAEWLAERIPGLDAGTISEPVEPEPSLLLHSHGCDWQIGMQDWSVLPLREPLPGEVAAVGDENLLSMEREIDGVSVFCTIVCGTMTADQPLRRELLETASPDAHKRDMQQLVADLAREFVSGLGSPCAGVHLIYLDRWPEIPQFAMTYWSDAWVRLYSIVLPPAPGQTLEYGSNSPPVQFDIQFFVQGTFQDYCRTTSHLDRIVRSLACC